TTTTGCCTAATAAGATGACTGACGAAGAGGAGTCAGCTCTGCTCTTTGGTGTTTTCAGATCGTGATACACTGCAACCTTTTacccttttgtttctttcttatgaCTTGTGTGTGGCCCTCTAGGATTTTCTTCTGGATGTTGTTTAAGTAAGCCCACTGTCTATGACGTTTGTTTGTGAATGATAAAAGTAAGCCCAATAGTCGTTATCTACTATGGCCTGTTTGATTAGATGATTTTACATCTATTCCAGTGACCGATAATGGTGCCTTGCCTTCCAGGCTTTATATTAAGTACACATCATATATAATACTTCAGGATAGTAGAATAGGTGCGCGGAGTACAACAAACCAGTATCGCATACTAGACAGTTCAATTGATTGATCAGCAAAAAATCAacgttgttgttttttttttttttgcttgtatttcttcatcaatttcATGGAACATAGTCTCTGACAGACTTGATCTATTCCCTGCACTGATGCCATGATATGCTATGTAAATGGATGATATCGGATACATAATCTTCTCTATGTTCTTTAGATTTAGCTTACTTAACATTCTCATATGTCTTATAACACGCCTATCTAATTCCTTTCCGATGCGTCAGAAAGTATATGCTCAAGAAGTCCATATTGTCATGATATCCACCTTGTGAAGAGTTACACTTGTCATTACATTATTCACTTCACTTGAATTACTGATGAGCTGACTAGGAACAAACTTACATGTTCCTCATTGGTTCTGTAAATCCAAGATAATGTGCAGTCATAGACCTATTAATAGGTAGGATATTACCAACCAGATCGCCAACACCTAGCGCACACAACCTTAGCCTTCCTTTACATCCATTATAGCGAGTCACATCATGCTCCAACTGCCATAATACATTAAATAAAAACCAGTTAATTCTAAGAGAAAACAAGTTCGTAACAATTTAAAGATTTTCTACATATCCTAAGAGAAGCTCTCGGAGCTCATTTCACCATGGCTAGGAACAATGACAACTTTGTTACTCATAGCCAGAGAAACCAGCACACTATGAATATCTCTAATCTTTCTAATTATAATATCTATAATTGATAGACACCAAAGCTTGAAATCAGTAGTCATTAGGTCATTAATACTGCAACCTCTATGAACCTTTTTAGCCAGATCACCAATTAGCTCCATGAGAGCGATATCAATGTACATGGCAACATCTTCGACATCAGTAGCATACTCAAAGCTATTTTCAAAAAAACTctgattttataacattttgaAAATGGTCTTTTGATTTGCATCAATTATCTCGAACAATATTTATCTCCGTAaatgaatctaaataatatgtaaaatttattatgtttttctgAGTGGAAAGACTATTGGGGTAGCTTATAAAGCTAAAAATAAAGCAACAATTGGGAACAATTTTTgtaccaattttaaaatttgaaagataattatttaaaaggaatAACATATTAatgtaatataaaatattaaataatcatTTCAGTCAATAAGGCACTAACTATTTATTAAAgtatataaatgaataattacaaaatattacatatttttcatattaattacaAATCCACGCAAGTGAATATAAACTAATACATGAATATAAACTAGTTACGAAGCTATATTCTAAGAGAAAGCATATTTATAATTAGGTACAATTTATAGATacaattcaaactttttttacaTAACTTCATAAAAGGAGCTTTGAGAACAAAAACTTATCCATTTGACTATAGCTAGAAACAATGAGATTCTTGTTACTCAAAACCATACTAatactttttcaattataatatCTATAACTCTAGGACACCGGAGCTTGGAATCCAACAAATGATAcggaaagcaaaaaaaaaatactttggtAGCAAGCATATTGGCTTGAGATAGGTTGGCACAAATGTGATTCTAATAAAGAGTCACATTAACAAGAAACTAATTATTGATTAATTTGCGGGATGATTAGGTAAACAGTAAAGACAATTATTgaaataccaaattttttttgtcttctataATTCAAGATCTGTTATTTTCTATCTGTTTCTGGAGGCAAGTATTGAAATACCCAAAATGTAGTTCTTTGATGTTATATGTCATAGATTTGGTTTCTTGGACTAGAACGTTATGTTTTTCAGCCGTATCTTACTTAAAAAAATGAACCTGATTTTAATTTCATAAGCGATGACTTGTGAATGTGGATCTTTATGGGCTCTGGGCCGAACTTTTAAATCCCATCACAATTCTGATGTGGAGCCGGTTTATGTACCTCCAATCGAATTATGAAACCAAATGAGGCGGTCCCGAACCGAGTCGGGTTAACTGGTTCAGTAAAAGCCAAAATAGATCACTCGGTCCAATAATCCCGAAACTGAGAGAGAGactaatcttttcttcttttgtctctctGTTGATGCGCAAacgcgaagaagaagattatctTCTCAGTCACTACTCACTGCTGGAACCTAATGGAGTCTTTATCTCTTCCCGTTCTAAATCCTCTATTAGCTTCTCGTTCCAATCTTTTTAGAAACCAGAGCTCGAGGATGACCTCTCCACTTAATAATTTCCCCAGAGGATGCAGCACATCCCTTTCCACTGTTCGCCGCCTTGTAAGTTGATTCTCCATTTTGCTTTTTATGGCTTTATATCGTTGCTGTAATGAGGAAGTAAAAAACATAtgtgttttgctttgttttagAGAGTAGGTGTTGTTAAGATGCAAGCTGTTGATGAAGATATTGATCTTAAGCAAATGAGAGACATGGCTGCTGCTAAAAAGCGTTGGGATGGTTTGGTAATAATCTGAATCAACCCTTGTTCACATTTCTCCATCTATATAGATTATAGATGGTTCATGGGTTTCattaaatttattgttttgattttagttaAGGGAAGGAAAAGTGAAGCTTCTTACACCAAGAGAAGCAGGCTATGCTATTTCTCTTTCAAACAAACCTCTTCTTGATGTCCGCCCCTCTAGCGAGCGCAACAAGGTACATTGATAGATGGATTTTGGATTATTAGACTCCTTGCTATCCATAGATGATGATTCTCCACCTTCACCTTTGGATTTTCATGTTATGTGCATAGAATTTGATTCATGTATCTCACCTTAGCATGTCGTGTTCTTTAGTTAGTTCTTGCTCCTTGCCCACTGTCACTGTTTCACAGAATATACTCTTGGATTATAGTGTTTCACTGAGGTAAttgttcttcattgttttttccGTTCACTTTTTTTCTAAAGGCATGGGTTAAAGGCTCCACCTGGGTTCCTATCTTCGACAATGATGACAACCTTGACGCTGGAACTCTTTCCAAAAAAGTCACCAGTTTTGCTATGGGTACCTTTTCACCATTTTCACCTATTGAATCTAGGGATATCGAATCAACTcctttctttatctttatctttGCAATGTATATTATCCTCTAATCCCACCTAGGATAGAGACTGTAACTTGGGATACACccattttataaactttttgcGGAGATTTCACCATGTTTTTGCTTCTACAGGGGGATGGTGGAGTGGTGCACCTACGTTATCTTTTAATAGGTATGTCTGCGATGTTAAGCTGACTTTTGCCTTATGACATACTTATTTGcttcttgtttttatcttttcgTTTGTAGGTTCTTTTTGTCAAAGGTTGAAGAGAAATTCCCAAAAGAAGCAGAGCTGATTGTTGCTTGCCAAAAAGGATTGAGGTACTTGATGATACAAGCAACAGGCTTCTTGAATGCTAAGGGACTCACTGCTCCTTACTAAGTAGAATGTTTTAAATATGTGGTTACTTTTATGAAATCATGAATAAGTGGCTGGTTAGGTTCTCTGCCTATGTATTATACTATAAGGGGGGAATGGAAGAAGTAATATTATCAAATGGTTTTagttttgtgaaagaaaaattaGTTTATATTGAGAGTTAGTATAAAGTGAATCACTGGGTTCAGAATGTTGGATGATCGTCATATATACGTGACTCGAAAACTTGTTATTGTCAGATCCTTAGCTGCTTGCGAGCTGCTTCGTAATGCAGGGTATGAGAATCTTTTCTGGGTACAAGGCGGTTTGGAATCCGCTCAAGACGAGGTTATGCAATTGTTTCAAACTTTGTGTTTTGTGCTTTTGGATATTTCAGTTTCATTTTAGAATTGGAAAGTCTACAACATCGATAACTAATTCATTCATTATGTGATAGCAGGATCTAGTCACAGAAGGTGTTCAACCCTTGAAGCTTGCTGGGATTGGAGGTTTTTCAGAGTTCCTTGGGTAAGTCTCTCTTTTGCTTCTCAGACTTTCTTATACCTTGAAAAGTAATGGTTTGAAAGACTTTCTTGTTTGAAGTGACTCTAAGTCAATGGACTAGCTATCTtgtacatcatatgcaggattTGGCATTTTATTCATGTATCCTCTTTTGCTTGCAGTTGGACAGACCAGCAAAGAGCTCAAGCTGCCAAAGAAGGTTGGGGCTACCGTTTAGTATATACTGCGCGTCTGGTGAGTTTTGTGAATCAAAATCTTTTGTAGATTTTGTAAACCATATtcctcatgagtcatgactgCTGATCTCATGTCATGTCATATATGTAGTTTGGAGTTATTCTGGCAGCCGATGCCTTGTTCGTTGGTGCTCAGCAATTAGGCCATTATATTCAGGAGTTAAGAGGCCATTAGGATATCTCCATCTGGTTTATACTTCTCTTCAAAAGAAACTGTAAATCCTGTTGTGTTGAAAAGAGTAGTTTTTGAAGTATGCTCGAATAGTTGGAGTAGTGAAAATAGACATCTTTGATTTCTGAGTATCCGGCGGTAGAATTGACCCTCATTCACATCTAGCTTCATTCAAATGGTTTGTACTGTACCGTTTATCCTATTGGCTATTGCATATTGCATGCACTTGTCAACAAGTCAGCAATGGCCCACAAACACATGTAGAAAAAACCGGTTTACCAGTCTTAATAAGTCATAACTCGCAATTAAGACATGTATTGCAGTGTTTAAACTTTGATTAAACCAAAGAGACTCCGGTTTATATTCTATTGTAACAGTCATTGTTGACAAAGTAAATACCATAATTTAGAACGGAAAAAAGTGCGGTCAATTAAGTAAAAATAGTATTGGATTTGGAATATTCGATCCGGGTAAAAAGCGAGGATTAGAAATACCGAGCGAACTAAGAATGCGTGTCGTTTGAAGAGAAATAAGAAGCACTCCTTGTAGTTTCCTCTTTTGGAAAGTGGAAGAGCATATTCCTATTCCCAATCAATAATTGAGACAGACAACTCAACTCTGGTTAAATCCAGCGCAGTTACAACTAACCCTAGTTACATAGGGTGCTGACACGTGGACGGTGGAGATGTGTTCTGACTGCTTCTCTATCGCAAATTCGCAAATAGGCTCTAGTTAAAAACTAGGGTTAGGACACTTTTCGATTCTGTTTACCCCCAAAAAAAGCTTTCGTCATCGCCGTTTTGGCTTTCTGAAAAAACAATCACCACcgattataattttgtttttctgagaTTATGGAGATGGAGCGCGTGCATGAGTTTCCTCATACTCACATGGATCGTCGTCCCAGGAAGAGAGCGCGTCTCGGTTGGGATGTGTTGCCTTCTGCAACCaaggtataattttttttatctcctccTTGTTTATCCATGGTTCcaattttgtgtttgattcctttgatttgatttaaacTTGAAGATggtttgattatttgtttttttttttgtcgattcTGATGGATCTGTGATTTCagttatttgtttgtttgtcaattATTCACTTTTTGAAGATACCAAATTTTGTGTGATTAGGTTAATTTCTTGTGAGAATTTGGTGGTGTTGTACCTGTTCAGATCTATATAAACTTTTGTCTATCCATGAATTATTTTAGATGTCAGTGTGTGGTTAggttcaactt
The sequence above is a segment of the Camelina sativa cultivar DH55 chromosome 10, Cs, whole genome shotgun sequence genome. Coding sequences within it:
- the LOC104717799 gene encoding rhodanese-like domain-containing protein 11, chloroplastic, with product MESLSLPVLNPLLASRSNLFRNQSSRMTSPLNNFPRGCSTSLSTVRRLRVGVVKMQAVDEDIDLKQMRDMAAAKKRWDGLLREGKVKLLTPREAGYAISLSNKPLLDVRPSSERNKAWVKGSTWVPIFDNDDNLDAGTLSKKVTSFAMGGWWSGAPTLSFNRFFLSKVEEKFPKEAELIVACQKGLRSLAACELLRNAGYENLFWVQGGLESAQDEDLVTEGVQPLKLAGIGGFSEFLGWTDQQRAQAAKEGWGYRLVYTARLFGVILAADALFVGAQQLGHYIQELRGH